A portion of the Microlunatus phosphovorus NM-1 genome contains these proteins:
- a CDS encoding vitamin B12-dependent ribonucleotide reductase, whose amino-acid sequence MTETTRATNGRADKRMGRGRNSALRITPVFSTPGVHPYDEVTWERRDVVQTNWKTGEVVFEQKGTEFPDFWSVNASTIVTTKYFRGALGTDARETGLKQLIDRVVKTYRKAGEDFGYFADTESADVFEHELTWMLLHQYFSFNSPVWFNVGTKSPQQVSACFILSVDDSMDSILNWYKEEGFIFKGGSGAGLNLSRIRSSKELLSSGGTASGPVSFMRGADASAGTIKSGGATRRAAKMVVLDVDHPDIEEFVETKAREENKIRALRDAGFDMDLGGRDITSVQYQNANNSVRVSDTFMHAVEEGKSFDLRARTDNRVIETVDAKTLFDKIAKAAWECADPGIQYDDTINDWHTNPETGRITASNPCSEYMSLDNSSCNLASLNLLKFLTDDDTFDAERFEQAVELIITAMDISICFADFPTESIGQTTRDYRQLGIGYANLGALLMATGHGYDSDGGRAVAGAITSLMTGVSYRRSAELAGIVGPYAGYARNADAHKRVMRKHQAANDSLRTLGSMDTDIHKRATAAWGGVIKLGETNGFRNAQASVLAPTGTIGFMMDCDTTGVEPDFSLVKFKKLVGGGSMQIVNQTIPRALKKLGYTTETAEAIVEYIAEHGHVVDAPGLRPEHYEVFDTAMGQRAIKPMGHVRMMAAAQPFLSGAISKTVNLPESATVEEIAEVYLQGWKLGLKALAVYRDNCKVGQPLSDGKADKKSDEAPAAVAEPQVVEKVVYRPTRKRLPKSRPSRTTSFSVGGAEGYMTSGSYPDDGLGEVFLKLGKQGSTLAGVMDAFSIAVSIGLQYGVPLETYVQKFSNLKFEPAGLTDDPDIRMAQSIMDYIFRRLALDYLTFDERAELGIYTAAERARQLETGSYLPEEAVEEIESESLKNDAGDDVDTDAGHAVATAAPAGARTTSELFEAITGTSVDAPLCLTCGTKMRPSGSCYVCEGCGSTSGCS is encoded by the coding sequence ATGACCGAGACCACCCGAGCCACCAACGGGCGCGCCGACAAGCGGATGGGCCGTGGCCGCAACAGCGCGCTGCGGATCACCCCGGTGTTCAGCACCCCGGGGGTGCATCCGTACGACGAGGTCACTTGGGAGCGGCGCGACGTCGTCCAGACCAACTGGAAGACCGGCGAGGTCGTTTTCGAGCAGAAGGGTACGGAGTTTCCGGACTTCTGGAGCGTGAACGCCTCCACCATCGTCACCACGAAGTACTTCCGTGGCGCCCTCGGCACCGATGCTCGGGAGACCGGCCTCAAGCAGCTGATCGACCGGGTGGTGAAGACCTACCGCAAGGCCGGCGAGGACTTCGGCTACTTCGCCGACACCGAGTCCGCGGACGTCTTCGAGCACGAGTTGACCTGGATGCTGCTGCACCAGTACTTCTCGTTCAACTCACCCGTCTGGTTCAACGTCGGGACCAAGTCGCCGCAGCAGGTGAGCGCCTGCTTCATTCTCAGCGTCGACGACTCGATGGACTCGATCCTGAACTGGTACAAGGAGGAGGGGTTCATCTTCAAGGGTGGCTCCGGTGCCGGTCTGAACCTGTCCCGGATCCGGTCCAGCAAGGAACTGCTCAGCTCCGGTGGCACCGCCTCCGGCCCGGTGTCCTTCATGCGTGGCGCCGACGCCAGCGCGGGCACCATCAAGTCCGGTGGCGCTACCCGGCGGGCGGCCAAGATGGTGGTGCTGGACGTCGATCACCCCGACATCGAGGAGTTCGTCGAGACCAAGGCACGCGAAGAGAACAAGATCCGCGCGCTGCGGGACGCCGGCTTCGACATGGACCTGGGCGGCCGCGACATCACCTCGGTGCAGTACCAGAACGCCAACAACTCGGTCCGGGTCTCCGACACGTTCATGCATGCGGTCGAGGAGGGCAAGAGCTTCGATCTGCGCGCCCGTACCGACAACAGGGTGATCGAGACCGTCGACGCCAAGACCCTGTTCGACAAGATCGCCAAGGCGGCCTGGGAGTGCGCCGATCCCGGCATCCAGTACGACGACACCATCAACGACTGGCACACCAACCCCGAGACCGGCCGGATCACCGCGTCCAATCCCTGCTCGGAGTACATGAGTCTGGACAACAGCTCCTGCAACCTGGCCAGCCTCAACCTGTTGAAGTTCTTGACCGACGACGACACCTTCGACGCCGAGCGGTTCGAGCAGGCCGTCGAGCTGATCATCACCGCGATGGACATCTCGATCTGCTTCGCCGACTTCCCGACCGAATCCATCGGCCAGACCACCCGCGACTACCGTCAGCTCGGCATCGGGTACGCCAACCTGGGTGCCCTGCTGATGGCCACCGGTCACGGGTACGACTCCGACGGCGGTCGGGCGGTGGCCGGGGCGATTACGTCGCTGATGACCGGTGTCTCCTACCGCCGGTCGGCCGAACTCGCCGGCATCGTCGGCCCGTACGCCGGCTATGCCCGCAACGCCGATGCGCACAAGCGGGTGATGCGCAAGCATCAGGCGGCCAACGACTCGCTGCGCACCCTCGGCTCGATGGACACCGACATCCACAAGCGGGCGACGGCGGCCTGGGGCGGCGTGATCAAGCTCGGTGAGACCAACGGCTTCCGCAACGCGCAGGCCAGCGTGCTCGCGCCGACCGGCACCATCGGTTTCATGATGGACTGCGACACCACCGGTGTGGAGCCCGACTTCTCCCTGGTGAAGTTCAAGAAGCTGGTCGGCGGCGGCTCGATGCAGATCGTCAACCAGACCATCCCGAGGGCGCTGAAGAAGCTCGGCTACACCACCGAGACGGCCGAGGCGATCGTGGAGTACATCGCCGAGCACGGCCATGTCGTCGACGCGCCCGGGCTGCGGCCGGAGCACTACGAGGTCTTCGACACCGCGATGGGTCAGCGGGCGATCAAGCCGATGGGACACGTGCGGATGATGGCGGCCGCTCAACCGTTCCTGTCCGGCGCCATCTCCAAGACCGTCAACCTGCCGGAGTCGGCGACCGTCGAGGAGATCGCCGAGGTCTACCTGCAGGGTTGGAAGCTCGGCTTGAAGGCGCTCGCGGTCTACCGGGACAATTGCAAGGTGGGTCAGCCGCTCAGCGACGGCAAGGCGGACAAGAAGTCCGACGAGGCTCCTGCGGCCGTAGCCGAGCCCCAGGTGGTCGAGAAGGTCGTCTACCGGCCGACGCGCAAGCGGCTGCCGAAGTCGCGGCCGAGCCGGACGACGTCGTTCTCTGTCGGCGGTGCGGAGGGCTACATGACCTCCGGCTCCTATCCCGATGACGGTCTGGGCGAGGTGTTCCTGAAGCTGGGCAAGCAGGGCTCGACCCTGGCCGGTGTGATGGACGCCTTCTCGATCGCGGTCTCGATCGGTCTGCAGTACGGCGTCCCGCTGGAGACCTATGTGCAGAAGTTCAGCAACCTGAAGTTCGAGCCGGCCGGCCTGACCGACGACCCGGACATCCGGATGGCGCAGTCGATCATGGACTACATCTTCCGCCGACTGGCGCTGGACTACCTGACCTTCGACGAGCGGGCCGAGCTCGGCATCTACACCGCGGCCGAGCGCGCTCGGCAGCTGGAGACCGGGTCATACCTGCCGGAGGAAGCCGTCGAGGAGATCGAGTCGGAGTCGCTGAAGAACGACGCCGGCGACGACGTCGACACCGACGCGGGGCACGCGGTCGCGACCGCCGCTCCGGCCGGTGCCCGGACCACCTCGGAGCTGTTCGAGGCGATCACCGGCACCAGTGTCGACGCACCGCTCTGCCTGACCTGCGGTACGAAGATGCGGCCCAGCGGCAGCTGCTACGTGTGCGAGGGCTGCGGCAGCACCAGCGGCTGCAGCTGA